Sequence from the Syntrophorhabdaceae bacterium genome:
CCGGCTGCGTATCACCCTCCCTTGCTGTTACAAAGAGCGATGTGATGGAAAACTCCTCCATCACCTTTAGCGCGTAAGCGGCAAGGGCATCTCTTCTGATCATCTTTGGTTTCCCGGTCATCACATCGGCAGCCTCTTTCGTAAATAAAAGTTTGTCGTACCTTTCGATTGCCCTCCGGAGGTCACCGTCGGTAATAACCCCGATCAGATTTTCCTCTCCATCATAGACGCCTGTTACGCCCAGTCTTTTTGATGTAATCTCGAGGATAACGTGCTTCATGGCGGCCGTTGTGTATACTTTCGGTATTGCCTCGCCCGTGTGCATCAGGTCTTCAACCTTCATGAGCAGTTTCCTCCCCAGTGTACCGCCCGGATGGAGGGAGGCAAAATCCTCCATCTTGAACGTCCTCTTTTCCATCAATGCGATGGCGAGGGCATCACCAAGTGCAAGTGTTGCCGTAGTGCTTGACGTAGGGACCATGTTGTATGGACAGGCTTCGTTGACCCTGAAGTGAAGCACTACATCCCCGTGGGCCGCTACCGTAGAGTCGTCTTTGCTCGTAATGACGATTGTAGGTATATCCATCCTTTTCACCCAGGGAAGGATCTTTACGATCTCTTCCGTCTCGCCGCTGTTACTCACCACGACAAGCACGTCCCCCTTCTGAAGCATACCGAGATCGCCATGAAGAGAATCGGCGGGATGCAAAAACATCGCGGGGGTTCCTGTACTGGAGAGCGTGGAGGCGATCTTTTTACAGATAAGCCCTGATTTACCCATACCTGAAAGTACGACCCTTCCGGTACATGCATGGATTATATCAATTGCCCTATCAAAGCTGTCGCCCAGCCCGTTCATTACCTGGATGATCGCTTCCGCTTCCTTTCTCAGGACCTCTTTGCCGGTTTCTATAAAAGAGCTCACAGGACTTCCCCGATCTTTTTTAATGTCTTTAACATAAAAGGCAGATCATCGAGCGGGACAGAGTTATCCCCATCGCATAAGGCC
This genomic interval carries:
- a CDS encoding KpsF/GutQ family sugar-phosphate isomerase yields the protein MSSFIETGKEVLRKEAEAIIQVMNGLGDSFDRAIDIIHACTGRVVLSGMGKSGLICKKIASTLSSTGTPAMFLHPADSLHGDLGMLQKGDVLVVVSNSGETEEIVKILPWVKRMDIPTIVITSKDDSTVAAHGDVVLHFRVNEACPYNMVPTSSTTATLALGDALAIALMEKRTFKMEDFASLHPGGTLGRKLLMKVEDLMHTGEAIPKVYTTAAMKHVILEITSKRLGVTGVYDGEENLIGVITDGDLRRAIERYDKLLFTKEAADVMTGKPKMIRRDALAAYALKVMEEFSITSLFVTAREGDTQP